CTAAGGCGCCAGTATATACAACTTTATCAGCTAAGCCTGCATATTCGCCTTTCGCCGCATTATAATCTACGCCCAAACGTACTTCTATTCCTTTCAACAGCCCTTCAATAATCTTATTGTACCCACCAATGGGTATTCCCTGATATCGCGCATTGAAATAATTATTATCATAAGTATAGCGCACAGGCAGACGGCGAATGATAAACGCGGGCAAATCCTTGCACTTCCGCCCCCACTGCTTCTCCGTATACCCCTGAATCAGTTTTTCATAAATATCCCTGCCCACCAAAGAAATGGCCTGTTCCTCCAAGTTTTGCGGCTCGCCTTTTATTTCAGTGCGCTGCTCTGCAATCTTTGCCGAGGCCTCAGCCGGCGTACGAATCCCCCACATCGCCCGAAACGTATTCATATTAAAGGGCAGATTATACAGCTCACCACGGAAATTGGCAATCGGTGAATTCACATACTGATTAAACTCAGCAAATTGCTGGACAAACTGCCAAACCTCTTGATTATTCGTATGAAAAATATGTGCACCATACAAGTGCACATGAATTCCCTCTCGTTCTTCACACCGGATATTGCCGCCTGGCGCCTGCCGCTTTTCCAGCACCAGACATTTCTTCCCCCTTTTCGTCATTTCATGCGCAAAAACAGCACCACAAAGCCCGGCCCCTACAATCAGGTAATCATACTTCGCCATAAAACC
The Selenomonas ruminantium AC2024 DNA segment above includes these coding regions:
- the glf gene encoding UDP-galactopyranose mutase — translated: MAKYDYLIVGAGLCGAVFAHEMTKRGKKCLVLEKRQAPGGNIRCEEREGIHVHLYGAHIFHTNNQEVWQFVQQFAEFNQYVNSPIANFRGELYNLPFNMNTFRAMWGIRTPAEASAKIAEQRTEIKGEPQNLEEQAISLVGRDIYEKLIQGYTEKQWGRKCKDLPAFIIRRLPVRYTYDNNYFNARYQGIPIGGYNKIIEGLLKGIEVRLGVDYNAAKGEYAGLADKVVYTGALDAYFDYKLGRLEYRGLRFETERLEQENYQGVAVMNFTAAEIPYTRIIEHKHFEFGTQPVTYITKEYPQEWQPGQEAYYPVNDQINQDLYAKYAELASREENLLLGGRLALYKYFDMDKVVELALEAVKREIGG